From the Paenibacillus sp. MMS20-IR301 genome, the window TCAATTCGCCTGTCGGGCTAATGAGATCCGGGTAATCGCCGCTTGAGGCAATCAGGGCGATTTTCTGCGCCTTATCCCCTACTTCTGCTTCCCCATCCAGCGTAACACCGGTAAATTTGGTAATTTCTTTGCCGATATCATCCTGCATTTTGTTCCAATTGGAGCCTACACTGTAAAAGGAAAATGTGATTGGCGATGTATCGTCCGTCTGATTGTTGCCTGCTGCTGCATTTGTACTTGCCGGATCGGCTGTACTGCTGCCTTGGTTTGCATTATTGCTGTTCCCTCCGCAGCCTGCAAGCAGGCCAAGTGCAAGTGTCAGTGCCAAGCTGATCTTCATGAAGCCTTTTTGTCTATTCACCTGAAATCCCCCATAATCGTTATATTGTATAAACAGGTTAGCCTGCTGATACCAAATTAGCTTTTCACTGCGCCAAGCGTCATGCCTTTAACAAAGTAACGTTGCAGAAAAGGGTACACCAGCAGAATGGGAACGGTGACGATAATCGTAATGGCCATCTTGACTGATTCAGGTGAAATCCGGCTCATTACCTGGTTCATGCTTTGACCGTTGACACCGCCGCTGGTGGAGCCGGCCTGCGTACTCTGCAATACCTTCATCAGTTCGAACTGCAATGTGGTTAAATGCTCTTTCGAGCCGTTATACATGTAGGTATCAAACCATGAGTTCCACTGCCCGACTGCCAGGAATAAAGCGATGGTTGCCAGTGCGGGTAAGGTTAACGGAAGAACAACCCTCCAGTAGATCGTGAAATCATTGGCCCCGTCGATCGTAGCGGACTCCTGCAGAGCATAGGGCAGCCCGTCAATAAATGAACGGATAACAAAGATATTGAAGGCGCTTACCAGTCCGGGTAAAACATAGACCGAAAACGTTCCAAGCATATGAATATCCCGCAGCAGAAGATAAAACGGAATCAGGCCTCCGGACACGTACATCGTAAGAG encodes:
- a CDS encoding carbohydrate ABC transporter permease gives rise to the protein MKRSGTPLSDRVFDLIVYIVVGFVIIVTLYPFLNVLAISLNNSSDTIKGGITVIPRQFTLENYSLIFSFDGLLTGLKISVLRTVIGTLLGLAASSMVAYVLSRADFDGRRFISTFLALTMYVSGGLIPFYLLLRDIHMLGTFSVYVLPGLVSAFNIFVIRSFIDGLPYALQESATIDGANDFTIYWRVVLPLTLPALATIALFLAVGQWNSWFDTYMYNGSKEHLTTLQFELMKVLQSTQAGSTSGGVNGQSMNQVMSRISPESVKMAITIIVTVPILLVYPFLQRYFVKGMTLGAVKS